One segment of Senegalia massiliensis DNA contains the following:
- a CDS encoding ABC transporter ATP-binding protein, which translates to MEILTVKNLKKIYTTRFGGNKVEALSNISFSVEEGEYVAIMGESGSGKTTLLNILASLDKPTSGQVLLKGDNISSMKEKNLATFRREHLGFVFQDFNLLDTFSLKDNIFLPLVLSGKNYKNMNDRLIPIAKNLGISHLLDKFPYEVSGGEKQRTAVARALITDPDIVLADEPTGALDSKSTGQLLDIFSDINDKGQTILMVTHSTKSASHAKRVLFIKDGEIFHQIYKGELTNAQMYEKISNTLTLIATGGSRNE; encoded by the coding sequence ATGGAAATTTTAACAGTTAAAAATTTAAAAAAGATTTATACTACTAGATTTGGAGGAAATAAAGTTGAAGCATTATCAAATATTTCTTTTTCAGTAGAAGAAGGTGAATATGTTGCTATAATGGGAGAATCTGGCTCAGGCAAAACTACATTATTAAATATCTTAGCTTCTTTAGATAAACCAACTAGTGGACAAGTTTTATTAAAAGGAGATAATATCTCATCTATGAAAGAAAAAAATCTTGCAACATTTAGACGAGAACATTTAGGATTTGTATTTCAAGATTTTAATCTATTAGATACATTTTCACTAAAAGATAATATATTTTTACCCTTAGTTTTGTCAGGGAAGAATTATAAAAATATGAATGATAGATTAATTCCTATTGCTAAAAATCTAGGTATAAGTCATTTACTAGATAAATTTCCTTATGAAGTTTCAGGAGGAGAGAAGCAAAGAACAGCAGTTGCAAGAGCACTTATTACAGATCCAGATATTGTTTTAGCAGATGAACCTACAGGAGCTCTGGATTCTAAGTCAACAGGTCAATTATTAGATATATTTTCAGATATAAATGATAAAGGACAAACAATCCTTATGGTAACTCATAGTACTAAGTCAGCTAGTCATGCAAAAAGAGTATTATTTATAAAAGATGGAGAAATTTTTCATCAAATTTATAAAGGAGAACTGACAAATGCACAGATGTATGAGAAAATTTCTAATACATTAACCCTTATTGCAACTGGAGGTAGTAGAAATGAATAA
- a CDS encoding sensor histidine kinase → MNVKNVIFQYFKERINYIGIYIIFIFIFSIVFYLYSLPLETIMYATLLCAFFSIIFTVVGIYKYYQRDKKLQNIKYNISHNIDGLPDPQNLIEKDYQGIIKTLYKNKIDLISERDKKHTDLIEYFTLWTHQIKTPISAAHLILQSKNSYINEDIAKQLFEIEEYVDMALQYLRLENISSDLKLEEYSLLSIVKKSIKSYSKIFIYKNIKLNLKENDIKVITDEKWLLFVIKQILSNALKYTYKGEIYIEIDNKKVLTIKDTGIGISKEDIARIFERGFTGYNGRMNKKSTGLGLYLSKNILDKLNHKISIISEIGIGTTVKIDLSSIELEIE, encoded by the coding sequence ATGAATGTTAAAAATGTTATATTTCAATACTTTAAAGAAAGAATAAATTACATAGGAATATATATTATATTTATCTTTATTTTTTCTATAGTTTTTTACCTTTATTCTCTGCCCTTAGAAACAATTATGTATGCTACTCTTTTATGTGCTTTTTTTTCTATAATATTTACTGTAGTAGGTATATATAAGTACTATCAAAGAGATAAAAAGCTACAAAATATAAAATATAATATTTCTCATAATATAGATGGATTACCAGACCCTCAGAACTTAATAGAAAAAGATTACCAAGGTATAATCAAAACTCTCTATAAAAATAAAATAGATTTAATTTCAGAAAGAGATAAAAAGCATACAGATTTAATAGAATATTTTACATTATGGACCCATCAGATTAAAACACCTATTTCTGCAGCTCATTTAATATTACAGTCGAAAAATAGTTATATAAATGAAGACATAGCAAAGCAACTTTTTGAAATAGAAGAATATGTAGATATGGCACTTCAATATTTAAGATTAGAAAATATATCATCGGATTTAAAACTAGAAGAATATTCACTTTTAAGTATTGTAAAAAAATCGATTAAATCTTATTCTAAAATATTTATTTATAAAAACATAAAATTAAACCTTAAAGAAAATGATATTAAGGTGATAACAGATGAAAAATGGTTGTTATTTGTTATAAAACAAATTCTTTCAAATGCTTTGAAATATACTTATAAAGGTGAAATATATATTGAAATCGATAATAAAAAAGTTTTAACTATAAAAGATACAGGAATTGGAATAAGTAAAGAAGATATAGCAAGAATATTTGAAAGAGGTTTTACAGGATATAATGGTAGAATGAATAAAAAATCTACTGGATTAGGATTGTATTTATCAAAAAATATATTAGATAAGCTTAATCATAAAATATCAATTATTTCTGAAATAGGTATAGGAACAACAGTAAAAATAGATTTATCCTCTATAGAATTAGAAATAGAATAA
- a CDS encoding response regulator transcription factor: MYKIMIVEDDMTISKLISKHLEKWNYKTRYIEDFNNVIEEFMSFEPQLVLLDISLPFYNGYHWCSEIRKLSKVPIIFISSTSDNMNIVMAMDIGADDFIIKPFDLSVLIAKINALMRRTYTFKGQVDYLEHNGVFLNLNNTIVTYKDQNIELTKNDFKIMQILMENKGEVVSRSKIMNRLWESDSFIDDNTLTVNITRLRKKLETIGIYNFIKTKKGLGYVVD, translated from the coding sequence TTGTACAAAATAATGATTGTAGAAGATGATATGACAATTTCTAAATTAATATCTAAACATCTAGAAAAATGGAATTATAAAACAAGATATATTGAAGACTTTAACAATGTAATAGAAGAATTTATGAGCTTTGAACCTCAGTTAGTATTACTTGATATTTCATTACCTTTTTACAATGGATATCATTGGTGTAGTGAAATAAGAAAATTATCTAAAGTTCCAATTATATTTATATCTTCTACAAGTGATAATATGAATATAGTAATGGCAATGGATATAGGGGCAGATGATTTTATTATAAAGCCTTTTGATTTAAGTGTTTTAATAGCTAAAATTAATGCACTAATGAGAAGAACATATACATTTAAAGGCCAAGTTGATTATTTAGAACATAATGGTGTTTTTCTTAATTTAAATAATACAATTGTCACTTACAAAGATCAAAATATTGAACTTACTAAAAATGATTTTAAAATTATGCAAATTCTTATGGAAAATAAAGGAGAAGTAGTATCTAGAAGTAAAATTATGAATCGATTATGGGAAAGTGATAGTTTTATTGATGATAATACTCTAACAGTTAATATAACTAGGCTAAGAAAAAAATTAGAAACAATAGGAATATATAATTTTATAAAAACTAAAAAAGGATTAGGATATGTGGTGGATTAA
- a CDS encoding HAMP domain-containing sensor histidine kinase: MLDTKLKKFSYSYSLKIIAFVLAITTFTAALYIVFDTIVKSNGDINPDMLFQDNYYESDDFYNDVERITGNLSVLLEEYKNKEYINAGNSINENELEDNTENLYYQFVDESKKYNPNLSDNENREIFREEYKAQIENIKKNMIENDLRRYNLIQNVLDDYSGINYFASDGTNTFKNSNNTSIKDFEEYPSYILIENNNVEVTPEEISNGDIFWRLNTYSNNIDLTNDKIYLGFTDNYLRTEIDEWRSNKNIIEDKSYQVLSLSLIFLISFIYLIYSIGRKPEDDDIHLSGVDKIYTDINIVIEFSLIALWTIFWAAPHNNVSIKLFIPGTVIISTLGLLLLLSLVKHIKNKTIIKHSVTYIIFHKIFSFFKEVYNNGNIAVKIILIVIGYPLLVVATFFMFPITIGVAAYLVLRKIKEFNSIKEGVKRIKDGELNHEINIESKGEFSRLANDINSIADGLNQAVENEVKSERLKSELISNVSHDIRTPLTSIITYVDLLKREEHDEQTSEYIDVLDEKSQKLKVLTDDLFEASKANSGNIPVNLEKINLVSLITQGIGELDYKVKESNLEFKMNYKSEKMYVMADGKLLWRSIENLFSNVFKYAVKNSRVYIDIIENDENIYLTIKNISAYELNISPDELMERFKRGDESRNSPGSGLGLSIAKSLIELQGGEFKIQIDGDLFKVILKLNRA; the protein is encoded by the coding sequence GTGTTGGATACAAAATTGAAAAAATTTAGTTACTCATATAGTTTGAAAATAATAGCTTTTGTACTTGCAATTACAACATTTACTGCGGCATTATACATAGTATTTGATACTATAGTAAAATCAAATGGAGATATTAATCCTGATATGTTATTTCAAGATAATTATTATGAAAGTGATGATTTTTATAATGATGTAGAGAGAATAACAGGTAATTTATCCGTATTATTAGAGGAATATAAAAATAAAGAATATATAAATGCAGGTAATTCTATAAATGAAAATGAATTAGAAGATAATACTGAAAACTTATATTATCAATTTGTTGATGAATCTAAAAAATATAATCCTAATTTATCAGATAATGAAAATAGAGAAATATTTAGAGAAGAGTATAAAGCACAAATAGAAAATATTAAAAAAAATATGATAGAAAATGATTTAAGAAGATATAACTTAATACAGAATGTATTAGATGATTATTCTGGGATAAATTATTTTGCTTCAGATGGAACTAATACTTTTAAAAATAGTAATAATACATCAATAAAGGACTTTGAAGAATATCCCTCATATATATTAATTGAAAACAACAATGTTGAAGTAACTCCTGAAGAAATATCAAATGGTGATATTTTTTGGAGGTTAAATACCTATAGCAATAATATAGATCTAACAAATGATAAAATATATTTAGGATTTACTGATAATTATTTGAGGACAGAAATAGATGAATGGAGATCAAACAAAAATATAATTGAAGATAAATCTTATCAGGTTTTAAGTTTAAGTTTGATTTTCTTAATATCTTTTATATATTTGATATATTCTATAGGCAGAAAACCAGAAGATGATGATATTCATCTTTCAGGAGTAGATAAGATATATACAGATATTAATATAGTTATAGAGTTTTCATTAATAGCATTATGGACCATATTTTGGGCTGCTCCACATAATAATGTATCAATTAAATTATTTATACCAGGTACAGTAATAATATCAACTTTAGGATTGCTATTATTACTATCTTTAGTAAAACACATAAAAAATAAAACAATAATAAAACATTCAGTAACTTATATTATTTTCCATAAGATATTTTCTTTCTTTAAAGAAGTATATAATAATGGAAATATAGCTGTGAAAATTATATTGATTGTAATAGGGTATCCACTATTAGTAGTAGCAACTTTCTTCATGTTCCCAATAACTATTGGAGTAGCAGCATATTTAGTTCTTAGAAAAATAAAAGAATTTAACTCTATAAAAGAAGGAGTAAAGCGAATTAAAGATGGAGAATTAAACCATGAAATAAATATAGAAAGTAAAGGTGAATTTTCTAGATTAGCAAATGATATAAATAGTATTGCTGATGGTTTAAATCAGGCAGTAGAAAATGAAGTTAAAAGTGAAAGATTAAAATCAGAGCTTATAAGTAATGTTTCACATGATATAAGAACTCCTTTAACCTCTATCATAACTTATGTAGATTTATTAAAAAGAGAAGAACATGACGAACAAACAAGTGAATATATAGATGTCTTAGATGAAAAATCTCAAAAATTAAAAGTATTAACAGATGATTTATTTGAAGCATCAAAAGCTAATAGTGGTAATATACCAGTAAATTTAGAAAAAATTAATTTAGTATCACTTATAACTCAAGGTATTGGAGAATTAGATTATAAGGTAAAAGAATCAAATTTAGAATTTAAAATGAATTATAAATCAGAAAAAATGTATGTAATGGCTGATGGAAAACTTTTATGGAGATCTATAGAGAATTTATTTTCTAATGTGTTTAAATATGCTGTTAAAAATTCTAGGGTATATATAGATATAATAGAAAATGATGAAAATATATATCTAACAATAAAAAACATTTCAGCATATGAGCTTAATATATCTCCAGATGAATTAATGGAAAGGTTTAAAAGGGGAGATGAATCTAGAAACAGTCCAGGAAGTGGATTAGGACTATCAATAGCAAAAAGTTTAATTGAGTTACAAGGTGGAGAATTTAAAATACAAATAGATGGTGATTTATTTAAAGTAATATTAAAACTAAATAGAGCTTAA
- a CDS encoding response regulator transcription factor, which translates to MNILICDDEKEIVEAIGIYLKNEGHKIFKGYNGKQALEIIEENEIHLVIMDIMMPEMDGLIATMKIREFKNIPVIMLSAKSEDTDKIMGLNMGADDYITKPFNPLELIARVKSQLRRYTKLGSIEQKENVFETGGLMIEDDKKRVTVDGEEVRLTPVQYKILKLLMENKGNVFSIDKIYEKVWNETAYNPENTVAVHIRKIREKIEISPKEPKYLKVVWGVGYKIEKI; encoded by the coding sequence ATGAATATATTAATATGTGATGATGAGAAAGAAATAGTAGAAGCTATAGGAATATATCTTAAAAATGAAGGACATAAAATATTTAAAGGATATAACGGTAAACAAGCACTTGAGATTATAGAGGAAAATGAAATTCATCTTGTAATAATGGATATAATGATGCCTGAAATGGATGGACTAATAGCTACAATGAAAATAAGAGAATTTAAGAATATACCAGTAATAATGTTATCAGCTAAATCAGAAGATACTGATAAAATAATGGGTTTAAATATGGGGGCGGATGATTATATAACAAAACCATTTAATCCATTAGAGCTAATAGCAAGAGTAAAATCTCAACTTAGAAGATATACAAAACTTGGAAGTATAGAACAAAAGGAAAATGTATTTGAAACAGGTGGTCTTATGATAGAAGATGATAAAAAAAGAGTTACAGTAGATGGAGAAGAAGTAAGGCTTACACCTGTACAATATAAAATATTGAAACTTCTAATGGAAAATAAAGGTAATGTGTTTTCCATAGATAAGATTTATGAGAAAGTATGGAATGAAACTGCATATAATCCTGAGAATACAGTTGCAGTTCATATAAGAAAAATAAGAGAGAAAATAGAAATAAGTCCTAAAGAACCAAAATATTTAAAGGTGGTGTGGGGTGTTGGATACAAAATTGAAAAAATTTAG
- a CDS encoding nucleoid-associated protein → MDIKDLEINKMIVHILDNNLEIPVLSEVEHPLDDDIEEFLEKHILRVFTDGSLRPARFNDGENIIKDIIVNHNLNTFVDDTKRLSEILFDIIKINVDIPPADVIFSIFTYEDRRYFSIFKMNYRNSYIHNVDQIEEKVVNSIVKQRTSLPNENQKIDECILIDLTTLDIKLIEKEYEINGEKIYYLSRLFLKCNSKRSEKEKVKILNKTTKNFLENNYEGDFVKVGQAKKAVAKSLEENDRIDIESVAKDVFKSDLDMKKEYMSIIEKEGLDETNFEVSEKIKRQNFRKQKIVTDTGIEIKVPIEFFDDKERIEFVNNTDGTISIVLKQIGNVKNK, encoded by the coding sequence TTGGACATAAAAGATTTAGAAATAAATAAAATGATAGTGCATATATTAGATAATAATTTAGAAATACCAGTATTATCAGAAGTAGAGCACCCTTTAGATGATGATATAGAAGAATTTTTAGAAAAGCATATTTTAAGAGTATTTACAGATGGATCTCTTAGACCTGCTAGGTTTAATGATGGAGAAAATATTATTAAAGATATAATAGTAAATCACAATTTAAATACATTTGTAGATGATACAAAACGATTATCAGAGATTTTATTTGATATTATAAAGATAAATGTAGATATTCCACCAGCAGATGTTATATTCAGTATATTTACATATGAAGATAGAAGATACTTTTCTATATTTAAAATGAATTATAGAAATTCGTATATTCATAATGTAGACCAAATTGAAGAAAAAGTAGTAAATTCTATAGTAAAACAAAGAACTTCTTTACCTAATGAAAATCAAAAAATAGATGAATGTATTTTAATTGATTTAACAACTTTAGATATAAAATTAATAGAGAAAGAATATGAAATAAATGGAGAAAAAATATACTATTTATCAAGATTATTTCTTAAATGTAATAGTAAAAGGTCAGAGAAAGAAAAAGTGAAAATATTAAATAAAACTACTAAAAACTTTTTAGAAAATAATTATGAAGGTGATTTTGTAAAAGTAGGACAAGCAAAAAAGGCAGTAGCTAAGTCATTAGAAGAAAATGATAGAATTGATATAGAAAGTGTTGCAAAAGATGTATTTAAAAGTGATTTAGATATGAAAAAGGAATATATGAGTATAATTGAAAAAGAAGGATTAGATGAAACTAATTTTGAAGTAAGTGAAAAAATAAAGAGACAAAATTTTAGAAAGCAAAAAATAGTTACAGATACAGGAATAGAAATTAAAGTACCTATAGAGTTTTTTGATGATAAAGAAAGAATAGAATTTGTAAATAACACTGATGGTACTATTTCAATAGTACTTAAGCAAATAGGAAATGTAAAAAACAAATAA